A DNA window from Pseudodesulfovibrio thermohalotolerans contains the following coding sequences:
- a CDS encoding efflux RND transporter periplasmic adaptor subunit, with protein sequence MKVVKAEVRDVPTWGEWVGQISAHETVDVRARVAGFLIERKFDEGRAVKKGDLLFVIDPKPFKEELKQAQSGLEYNQALYDKASKDLKRFKKLFNEGVVSRDEFESYQTQAATYQAQLADNKAKVENARIQLGYTKIYSPINGVIGRVQVDVGNLVGQGENTLLATISTTDPVYVSFSVSESDYIRAMRDKKARGAGEMPIRMILADGGEYNQPGRFDMVDPTIDPKTGTLGIRVLFPNPDNMLKPGQYAKVRVRVSNHSDAVVVPVQAIMDVQGMKSVFLVDPDGTIRNQPVKLGSESMNLAVVAEGVKAGEMLLSEGINRVKPGMKIKPVVVPMVSDGTQPAPSGDAGVEEAPVPSDGGKAAGAGAE encoded by the coding sequence ATGAAGGTGGTCAAGGCCGAGGTCCGCGATGTGCCCACTTGGGGCGAGTGGGTCGGCCAGATCAGCGCGCATGAAACCGTGGATGTCCGGGCCCGTGTGGCCGGGTTTCTTATCGAGCGGAAATTCGATGAGGGCCGGGCCGTGAAGAAGGGCGACCTGCTCTTCGTCATCGATCCCAAGCCGTTCAAGGAGGAGCTGAAACAGGCCCAGTCCGGTCTGGAATACAACCAGGCCCTGTACGACAAGGCCTCCAAGGATTTGAAGCGGTTCAAGAAGCTTTTCAACGAGGGCGTGGTCAGCCGCGACGAGTTCGAGAGCTATCAGACCCAGGCGGCCACCTATCAGGCCCAGTTGGCCGACAACAAGGCCAAGGTGGAGAACGCCCGGATTCAGCTCGGCTATACCAAGATATATTCCCCCATCAACGGCGTTATCGGCCGTGTGCAGGTGGATGTGGGCAACCTGGTGGGGCAGGGTGAGAACACCCTGCTGGCGACCATTTCCACCACGGACCCGGTTTACGTCAGTTTCAGCGTCAGCGAGAGCGATTACATTCGCGCCATGCGCGACAAGAAGGCGCGGGGGGCCGGAGAGATGCCCATTCGCATGATTCTGGCCGATGGGGGCGAGTACAACCAGCCCGGCAGATTCGACATGGTCGATCCGACCATTGATCCAAAGACCGGCACCCTGGGCATTCGTGTGCTTTTCCCCAATCCCGACAACATGCTCAAGCCGGGCCAGTACGCCAAGGTCCGCGTTCGGGTTTCCAACCATAGCGACGCGGTGGTCGTCCCGGTCCAGGCGATCATGGACGTTCAGGGCATGAAGTCCGTGTTCCTGGTGGACCCGGACGGGACGATCCGGAACCAGCCGGTCAAGCTCGGTTCCGAGTCCATGAATCTGGCCGTGGTCGCAGAGGGCGTCAAGGCCGGGGAGATGCTTCTTTCCGAAGGCATCAACCGGGTCAAGCCGGGCATGAAGATCAAGCCGGTCGTGGTGCCCATGGTGTCCGACGGCACACAGCCCGCCCCCTCCGGGGAC